The region GAATGAGACTGGGTCTGACAGAGACCTTTGTATTGATTGCCCATCAGATGAGCTTCCACATCGTGCTGTATATGTTACCGTTCGAGGTATATCTTTATTTTGCTTCAGTTTGCAAGCTTTTAGCTTTTACCCTCTATTCTAGCtatcatatatatgtataattattGAGCATTCGACTGATCCCTTGATGGCCTTAAGTCAGATAATGGTATATATacgtatatgtgtgtgtgttaagAACTTTTAAGATCTTTCATAGTACTTACTAATTTCAAGTACTTTCTTACCCTTAATAACCATTAACTTTACAGGAGGTGTCATGGAGACACCATGTCCATACAAATGTGTATCTGAGAGATTCAAGATGCCTCATTGTAATACAGCACTTGAAGAGCTAATATATACTTTTGGAGGGCCTTGGTTATTTGGTTTCATACTCTTCAGTCTCCTCATCCTCTTAGCACTTATTCTAAGTGTAGCTAGGATGAAATTTTCTGGTGGAGATGAATTGCCAGGTTTGGTGCCAAATCGCCGACGTGCTACAATCGATCGCTCATTCCCTTTTTTGGAGTCACTAAATGAGGTTTTCCCTTTACACATAATATTTTGTCAATGTCAAGAAGGGAAGAATCTTTGGCTGGCATTCTTTTATTTAGatcattcttctttttttggctTAGGTTCTGGAAACTAGTAGAGTTGAGGAATCACAAACTCATGTCCATCGAATGTACTTTCTGGGGGCTAATACTTTTGGTGAACCTTGGCACCTCCTTCATTCCCCTCCTAAAGAAGTTAAAGAGATAGTGTATGATTTCTATTTCTTGAGTGCATGTTTATGTTGTTAGTTGTATGAATGTGTTATACAGTTTATGGAATACCAGTTGAAATGGGTGGCTAATGTCATTGTGGTTCTATCAATTAATGACCAATCTTAAGCTAAACATGGTTAATCTGACATGTTTTGCTATGTTTTATTGATAGATATGAGGATGCATTCAACATATTTGTCGATGAGATAAATGCATTAGCTTCTTATCAGTGGTGGGAAGGGTCGGTTTACGGTGTTCTTCGTATAATTGCATATCCACTTGCAACATCATGGTTGCAATGGCGCCGAAAGGAAAAAGTACAACAATTACGCGAATACGTACGTTCAGAATATGATCATGCTTGCTTGCGTTCCTGCCGTTCCCGTGCGCTCTATGAAGGACTAAAGGTATGCTGGTATTAGTCCAGAATAGAAAAGCTTGTTTGTTATAGTAGCGACTTGCATCTTTGTAGTTATAGAAGTAGAACACCTCTAGAACTTTTATAGTGCCAAGAGTCTGCGGAGTCTCTTCAAAACGACAAGTGATCagctatgattttttttaaaaataaggaAAGAAAAGTTTATCATCCAATGATTAACAGTTAGCAGTCAACCTTTTAAACTACATGAAATGAGTACCCATATCTTGTAGATTCTATTCTAACTCAATATTCCATCTATGAAACAATGAGCCAGACCATTGTTGTTGAGTCTTTGGTGTCACAAGGGGCATAAATAGTAGTATCTCTCACAATAGGGTACCTTCATATCTTAAGTTAGGTACCCAATCTTTCACCTTGCTCAAATATACATGCACACTAATTCTGTGAATGTAAAAGTACATCTTCACCTCTAAGGTACTTTATGGTTGTTCAACTGCATTATTACAAAGAAATACATTATCCAATACAACTTAGATAGGGTATGGATGATTATAGATTATACCTATTACATTGGGTTTCATAGATGGTCAAAAAAAACCATTTTAACTTGTAAAATAAAAATGGCACTTAACAAACTGAGAAAGTCCTATACTCGAAcattaattttagaaaataactTAAAAATTATGTCTATTTTCAACCACGCTTAAGTATGGCAAAAACATTCTTCGACTCCTCTCACTGCTTTTAATAATTAAAGGAGCCTAAAAATGTAAGCCAAAATCCTATCGCCCATATGTGGAAACCATTCCCGCCTGACACCCAAAGGAAAACCTCACTTCTACTATACCGATGAGGCAGGTAAGGGACTGTGTCCTTCAACCTTGCCACGATTCTTTACACATGCGCACACAAGAATATATTTATCGTAAAATGGTTTGTTGTAAAAAAAACTATTATTTGAGTCCCCAATGTTATTAGTTTTTATCAAGTATAGTGAAATATATAAAGATTAACTACATAAAGAATCTATATTATACAATATTGAAGGTAGGCACATGCCCCTAAGGGTCAGGATGGGCATACTTAAACCAACACAGTTCCATTGCTATTCCTCTTCACATAGCTGATGCTTGAGGACCTTTAGAAAAGATAAAGCTTTGTTTCACCGGGTCAACTGCCTGGATAACTATAGCAGCAGCATTATTATGGCTTGCCTGATTGATTTCTTAAGTTAAGCAAAGAATTCTGGCATTGGCAATAGCATATTCCTGGAAGTAAATGGCTTTATGGATCAACTTGATTGTAAAAGTGATGTTGTTTGGTCAATCTGTTGCTTCTGAGTGAACCCACTCCTCCCATGCCACATTTTATCTGAATAAGGATAGCATTCATATTGCAGGTTGCTACAAGTTCGGATTTAATGTTAGGCTACATGGATTTTTTCCTCGGAGGTGATGAAAAGAGGACTGATCTCCCTCCTCGACTTTGTCAGAGGTTTCCCCTTTCGTTGGTGTTTGGAGGAGATGGATCTTACATGGCCCCTTTCTCTCTTCACAGTGACAATATTCTAACTAACCTAATGAGCCAGGTTTGCTGCATAAAATTTTTCGTGAATTTAAGTGCAAGTGGTAGTCTAAATCACTTGCGACTGCTTCATGGAGTTACTCAGGTCCCTATCGTGTTCTTTGATCTCTATTGCAGTCCCTTCCCCCAACAATTTGGTACCGACTAGTGGCCGGTCTTAATGCTCAACTTCGTTTGGTTCGTCGCGGACATCTAAGAGCAACATTTCATCCTGTTGTCTCCTGGCTTGAGACACATGTCAATGGAAAATTGCGTACTCATGGTGTACAAGTTGGTTTGACTCGCTTCCAACCTTCAGCTAGTGGATATTGCCAATTTGGACTGATTTTATGTTCTATAGATGAGGATATTACTCGTTTATCTAGTCAAGAGCCAGATAGGTCTATATCTGAGAACCATTCATGGTAAATCACTTTCCTGCATTCCTTTGAACTACAGATGTTGCTGGTGACTTGACGACTTTGTTTCACTTGTCTTATTCGTCGTATGATTTTGGTGTGCAGTTTGCCTGCTAATCGTTGGAAGAAAGCTTTCAATCTAGTTAAACACAACGAACATGCTGTTTTGCAAAAGAAGATATGCGGAGAAATTCTACAtttgaataatgtacagaaacTTCAAGACAGTTTAATGTTATCTTATCCTTTCTACTATATAATTCGTAACATTATGCCAGTTTGTCATCAGGTATTCACTTGCTTCATTTTTGTGGTAATCATTATTCATATGTAGTCTCATATTCGAGACCACTGAGATTCTTTTGTTCCTATGCCTTGTGTTCCTTTGGTTTTGCAGGATCTTGTTGGTTTAATAATCTCAGTCCTGCTTTTAGGagattttagtttagttttgcTTCTTCTGCTTCAGCTCTATTCCATGTCCATGATGGTTGTCTTCTTGGCCTTGTCTATTCCACCACTTGGCTTAATTCTTCCATTTCCAACTGGGATCAATGCATTATTCAGTCACGGACCTAGGCGATCAGCTGGACTTGCACGTGTATATGCTTTGTGGAATCTTACCTCAGTGATGAACGTTGTAAGTTGGCATCACTCATGCTTTCCCTACCCCACAAATTTTGTCCATGAGCTTTACTCGAGTCCTGTTATGCATGGATACATGAGTTTCTGTACCATAATGGGAATGAGCTCTGAGCAATGAACGACCATGAATTTGTGGTTTTTCTTCCGGGGATCTCACTTTCAAAGCATGTCATCCATGAACTTTAGTGCTATACCCCATAAGCAAATGTCTAGTGTGCTTAAAACTATCACTAATAACGGGTTGAAAATATTGTTGGAGTATGATGATGACAATAATGAGGTGGATTCGTATATAGTAGGAACCAGTATTCTTGTATAGCTTTTCTTTATAGGTTATCACTAGACATTACCTAATTAATGTGTGGCAGCTCTACCATCCACTAATAGATAGATATTATTAGTACTGTTCGTGTAACATTTAGAAGGGACCCGTTATTGTTCTTGCCATCCATTCTTCCTGAGTAAAAAAGGATAATGCTAAGGGCTCGAGTTCGCTCTTTGAACAGAGTAGTATTTCACCATTACTTACTCTAATACACTGAAACAGGTTGTGGCCTTCATTTGTGGACTAGTTCATTTCAAAACTCAATCCTCAGCAAATAAAAAGCATCCAAACCTTCAGGTTTGGAATATTAGCATGTAAGAAACCTTATCCACCTCTGTTTTTCACTTTTCCACTATAAAGGCCTTAGTTTTATAATGTCAAGCTCCGATCATGTATACATATCATATGGCCTATGATCACTGTGCAGGGACGAAAGTGGCTGGTGGATGCTGCCGTGCGGACTCCTCATCTGCAAAGCCCTCCAAGCGCGGCTGATAGATTATCACGTCGCAAACCTCGAGGTTCAGGACAGGTCATTGTACAGCAGTGATCCTAATGTTTTCTGGCAGGGATGAATGGCTGAAGCATCAAATTGAACActcttttcttgtttttgtgttAAGTCTCATTGCTCCCTGATTTTATCAAATGGTGGGCAGGAGATGTATATAAtcaatatattttttcatacatttTTAATGCTGCTTCTGCCTTgtgaatatgtgcagcaatttTCTTAACTGAACAGGATTAGGGTTTATTTTCAagcttcatatatatatattgaaaaattCAGATACATATATAGTACAAATACATTTTGTGTAAAGGGGCCAATTTCAAAGCTCATGTCTTTTAAAACTTTCATAAAAGTTCCAAGTCatccatttatattttttcaaattcagGATATTTTTACAGCCTTCGTGAAAAATTAAAACTCAGCCCCATTCTACAAATGACCTCAAAATTGGTAGGTTCTATCAAATGCAACTACCATCCACATTTAAAGATTTTCAGTTTCATGGGCCTTTGAGGTGGATTCCACATGTCCTACCTACTTTATTTATGCCATTATAAATATTTGACAtcaatttagtttttttaatatcGTCTCAGTGAATTTATTAGAAAGAGAATAGTTCCATCTTCAATTCTTATCATCTTAATAAGCATTAACTGAATTGCAAGTTTAAGAAAGCATAGGTATTTTCATGAAATGATATAAATGAGAAAATCATGTTGAGAAAAAGAACAAATTAGTCCATTCAATCGACCTACCAAATTAATTGTTGTATCAATTAGACAATTCAAAATTATATGCCTGGAAGACAAAAGTGTGTAAACTCTATTTGAtgggaaattttattttaattttcaaaacaacaaTTTGTAATTATATGGAATTTTATGTGTATTATACCATCAAATCAATTATAACatgaaaatactaaaaaaagtaCTCCTTACTATAATACCACTTGTATTTAGGATTAAAATAAGGGCTTAATATTGGTGGGGCTTTTCCTCTTTTAACTAATTGTGGGCACCACTAAAATTAATTTGGTGTCACGAAACAAAGGGTGGCTCTCAAACAATTTTTTGATTGAGTTGAAAATTGAAAGAGGTAGGTACTATAATAGTATATTCATATCACATCTGCCACCCTTTTGTAAAGAAGGAAAAACATTAGTACTCCACTATTCTCTATCTTTGCACAATTTTTACCTCATGCCAAAATCATAATTTCATATTATAGATGATTAACTATAGTATTTTGAACTATAGTTAATCATCTATAATATgaaattatgattttatttaggTTCAATTAAATATAACGACACAAAATAATTAGTGGAATTAGTCATTGCTCGTGATAGCCAATTTTTGTAGTGGAGAGCAACACACTTTTCGCATTTAATCAACAGCTCAATCAGATCGTTTCTCAAAATCCAAAAAACCACAATCAGAAATTCAAAATCAGATCAAAGGCAATCGCAAAAATGGGGCTAAGCGACGAGCAGATATCATCGATGAAGGAAGCGTTCTATCTCTTCGACGCCGACAGCGACGGCAAAATCGCGGCGTCGGAGCTCGGGATCCTGATGCGCTCCTCGGCGGGAATCCGACGCAGGCGCAGCTGAAATCGGTGATCGCGGAGGAGAAGCTGACGGCGCCGTTCGATTTCCAGAGGTTCCTCGACCTGATGGCGAAGCACCTGAAGGCGGAGCCGTTCGACAAGCAGCTCCGCGACGCGTTCCAGGTGCTGGACAAGGAGGGGACGGGATTCGTGGTGGTGAAGGAGCTGCGGCACATCCTCACCAACATCGGCGAGAAACTGGAGCCGGCGGAGTTCGACGAGTGGATCCGAGAGGTCGATGTCGGATCCGATGGCAAGATCAAATACGACGATTTCATCGCGCGAATGGTCGCCAAATGAGGAAGGTGAGTACTCAATTTTCAGGAATTTTGATTTGTTCGCAATTTACAGTCCGGTTTAGGATATAATCAATGGAATTGGAGAAAAAAAACAGACTGCTTTGCATCTTAAACTATTCAATTCTATGTCTTTTCATAATTTCACGCAttgttgaaatttgataattgcGAATCAGATTGCTTTCAAACAAACAGTCCAAAACTCTTTCTTATGAAAAGTGAAGCTGCTCACAAATTGTTTGAGGGTATGATTAAGCTGATACACATCTATACTGTTTTTGCAGCAGGTGAGCGAAATGGTGGTTCGTTTTATATCTATGTTTGTCATGCTCGTTTGCTTTCCACAAGCAGTGAAGatgtgaattttttaatttagttattGATTTTACATGATCTAGATGCTCTTTGCTACATCAGTTTGTCGCGTTGTTTCATTTATTTGTTGACTCATCACCTAGTCCTAAGATAATCAGACCGATTGATGAATATTTTAAACTGTTCTCATCGAAATTGTCTACACCATGCCAACTAACTATACACAACATCGTATTTTGGCTACACATAATAATAACCATCATAATTCATATGATTCTGATTTTGGTGAGTTGCTTTTACTGTCCGAAACATGGACTTATGAAACACAATTCTTAAAACTTGGAGAAAATTTGGAGAGAAATTGAAGAATAGGTGGGATTGTAGTGTGAAATTGAGATGAATTgtgaggggtatttatagatatgaaaaggaattaaaaaaatgaaaattctaaTTTTCAAATGGCTATTTGGccgattttataaaaataaaaataaaaataaaaatcagcgtactaaaaaattaaatgaaaggaTAAAACGAAGCCCAGTCGTGGGGCTGAGGCATGTGCGTGAGGCTTCCGGTTACTGATGTGGGTACACATCAACTTACAACCGTTGCTCATGCCCTTATATGCTAGTCATATTGTATCGAGGAAAGTTCACAAGGAAGAAGAtgtctcaaagagatggaggtCAAAATCTTTTCCAATATATAGTAAAACATAATGTGGGACAAGTCTGAGTCCCGACCCGTCAAACGATCCCATACTCTGATCCACACAGTATCTAGCTCGGACGCGTGACTAATAGGAAAACACAGTACAAGATCCGTGAACATCGGATACACACACCTTTGTGTTCCAAGAAAGGAGCCGTTACCGCCTTGGATGATGTTGAGCTTGAAACCAGATGTGATTGCTCTCCTCTAGAACTAAAACCAAAGAAATAGATCACGAGGACCTCTTGGGAGGAGCCATGTTGTGGATGAGGGAGGTCGTCACCACAAAAGCAAATACTTGCGCCACTAGTCCTGCATCCATAGTTTGCAATACGCGTAAACAACTTATTATGCTTCCACGTTTGTTTTCAGCATTCTACATCACATTAAAGAAAATTACCAAGTGAAACAACACCGATATGTGAAACTTCCAGCTTTGATGCCGCCCACCTACTCAAATCTTTGATAACCTGTTCACATGCGTCACAAGTAACGTTTTTCATATATTCTGTAGAAGCTGGATAAAATTTGACATGACAATCACACTCACCgattattgaaataattatacaGAAAAGTCACATGTAATTTCAATTTACAAGAATAATACTTAATTTGTAATGTACTATTTAAGAAACCTTTCGAATTTCAACTGATAGAGGACTCAACATATTTCCTTATGTGCACAGAGGAAAAGGGGCACCAAGATAGATTATTGAAACATTTCATAAGCCAAATGCTACATGTCATGAAAAGACTTAAGATTATCAAGATATTGTCACTTTGTACGGAAGTGATCTGATCCAGTTATTCATGCATGGCCACATATATAATCAAAGTGAATTTTGTGAAACTAATTGCTCAAATTTCATGAAAAGTGTCTACAAACTTGTCTACAAATTTCATGAACTAATTTGCATGGCCACAAATTTTGTGACGAATCATGAAAAGTGTCTACAAACTTGATTTTTGGGGGGGAGGGGGGATTGTTCAACAGTGAATCTGGACTTCCATATTTTAAGCAACAAACCCACTATTTCGACTTCAGGAGGCCATTTTTCATGGTTATTATATACGAGTTCAGCTTCAACTGATTTTCCTAATCACCAGATAAGTTTCATGCAACTTCCTTAACAAATTGACTAGTGGAGATCTGGATTTCAAAAAGCTCAAATATCACAGGATGACCAAACGTTTTTTTGTCTATAGACGCAACAGGAAATACTCAAGCACAACGAAAAAGAAAGTGATTTTCTGTGGTGAAGAGGAGTTTTGTAACTCACGCATAATTAGTACGCCATATCATCTTTATCTGGATATATGTAGCTAGTTTCTCTTCCTAAAAAATCCATAAGCACAACATATCAACAAAGGATACAAAAGAAGATATCATACCTCAAGTGAATTTTTACTCTGAAGCACAGAGACAACCGAGATAATAACAGCAACCGAAGATCCAAACAAGTACAGCTTCAAAAGGCTAGCACGGCTACGCTTTCGACCTTCACAACATCAATTGAgacaaaaaaactaaaaaaattagatCCCTGCATCTGCATTGGGATTTACTAATTGACAGAAGGATGCTTCAGCCTACCTAATTCTCCTATTAAtagagaaatgaagaaaatgactATAGAAGAGACCGAAAGCCTATCAAGAGCTCCCCCTTCCACCGTAGGCAAAAATACAATTACTGCAGCAAGCAATTGAATAAATCCCTGCAAGAAATTCAGAAATCAAAATCACAGACAAAAATAATTCTACAAGAACAAGAACAGCAGCAGAAACAACATTTAAGAGCAAGAGATGTAATGTTGCTGACATAAATCCAATACTGAACGAAGGGAGAATTGCAGGCTTAAGCAAATGGATCAAACAATTAGCTGACTTCTACAAATTGTGTGTTTAACCAATTAAGATAAAGGAACACAAATAAAATCGTTAAAGGAGAAATTTTGTTTGAGTTTTGGCTTCTATTTCCCCCAAATTTTACTCTATAACTCGAAATTAAACAATAAAATCAGCCAAAACCATAAACCCAGAAAATACCTGGATAAATATCAGTTTGCTGAGGCGAGATTTTCCCTCAGCTACTCTTTGGTATCCTTCAAAATTAACATAGCATCGGAGATTACTAAAATTAACAGCAAAAACGCAATTCCCAAAATTTTCGGGAAAATCAACCAGGAAAAAAGGTGAAAGATTTAAAAATGTGAGCTTACTGGAATCGACGACCATTCGATATGAAAAATCAGAGCCGTCGGTCCCCGATGGCCTCCCGTTAACAGATTTTCTCTGACTCATTCCTTCCCCTTTTGTGTGGTTTAACTACTTCAATTGATCTTCAACAGCAATTACATGTATGAAAATATATCAAGTAAACTCGATCAATATCTGTATACATATGTGTATATTTTCAAAAGCATGATACCGTGATGAAGAGAGCTTGAAGCAGAAATCGCGCGAAGAAGAAGATCGATCTGATTCTATGGATTCCTTCCGATTttgattatataattttatttttatacaatttcttgaatttaatttatttattttaatgtgaTTTGTTAATTCAGAAATTTGACCAAATTGTGGTTGTCACTCTACGATTTAGAAAAGAATATTAAGTAataaaatctttattttttcaattatctGGTTTATAATAGAACGGCGTCTTTCATTAATGTTACATTatttctttaaaataaaaagggaatgtgaaagaaataaaaagaaaggaaaatatttatttaattaaaactaatttaaaattGTTATTATTCCATTTCTTAAGTAAACCCAATTAATGATGTGGAACTATATGAAGTAGTACATATATTAAGTGTCATTTGTTTTTTTCAGTTTGATCTCTGCGTTGGTCGTTACAAGTCATAACAAAGATATTTAGAGTAACGTTTctccaaaattaataaaattccaTGATCACAAAGCTAGTTTATAGAGCTCAAATAGAATAGAAGCCGTCGGTGTAAAATCTATTAGATACTTATAAAAGACAAATGATTACAAGCTCAAGAAACGTAGTACTATCTTGTTTATGGTGAAACATACTTTGCAAAGATACCAATGCTACAAGCAGAGTATTGTCAGGACTCTCCAATCCAAGGTGTTCTAACTTGCATACTATGATGCTTTGTCCAGAAGTTGTATCGGAGAGAGGATGTTCGCCTTGCTCGTCTCCACAATGCAACCATTCATAACCATTTCCTCCAGCATGAAATGTGCTTTCTCCAAATGGAACATGATGTCCAGCTCGCACTGCAAAAAGTCCAAATGAGCAGTGACGAGGAGTCGAGACAACATAATCTGCTTCGGGGGGGGGATTATGAACTTACCACATTGCCAAAATGGCGATCCATAGTTTCGACTAAGAGGTGTATAAATTCCAAAATAGCGAGTTCATTCTGCCAAAAAAACATAACCAAACAAGGAGATGAGTTCATTTTGATATAGTTACAAGCAAATTTGCTCACTCACATATTAGATGTAAAGTTTTATGAACT is a window of Salvia splendens isolate huo1 chromosome 3, SspV2, whole genome shotgun sequence DNA encoding:
- the LOC121796376 gene encoding uncharacterized protein LOC121796376, translating into MSQRKSVNGRPSGTDGSDFSYRMVVDSRYQRVAEGKSRLSKLIFIQGFIQLLAAVIVFLPTVEGGALDRLSVSSIVIFFISLLIGELGRKRSRASLLKLYLFGSSVAVIISVVSVLQSKNSLEVIKDLSRWAASKLEVSHIGVVSLGLVAQVFAFVVTTSLIHNMAPPKRSS